Proteins encoded together in one Onychomys torridus chromosome 1, mOncTor1.1, whole genome shotgun sequence window:
- the LOC118587011 gene encoding zinc finger protein 416-like isoform X2: MAVATWSNLAQQDFVTFEDVAIFFSKEEWRLLDEAQRQLYLHVMLENFALVTSLDCWQGMENGKLPFDQVSVEGLSLVRTPKASPANQESHPCDIYLPVLKGMLHLVHQLRQKSNLSQEQNHPNTENTLKRNSYMASLVKNCRIRGSQKTFPSAEVRNNFPDALEIIPLQTIPICEQPNLITECGKGFQTRIGYSKQSEHRDASNLKHTQDHHPRSNAGKRLSESTKCGKVHHHKSSFTHPNGVPGREKSYKCNECGKSFRQTSHLNNHLRIHTGEKPYECGECGKSFTQRDTLIKHYRVHTGEKPYVCDECGKSFRQISNLTEHHRIHTGERPYECVECGKSFGCKSTLVRHQRIHAAEKRYECDECGKFFTHSHSLLEHQRIHTGARPYGCDENEKSFSQRDTSNKHHKTHTAEKPHVCSCCGKAFIYKSKLVRHQRSHTGEKPFECKECGKFFQESNGLMQHQKLHTGLKPFKCGQCGPLCPAIGDEEYEGAVLEVAFIAHWALAATALPKSRSPSPCHLRSP, encoded by the exons ATGGCGGTGGCCACTTGGAGCAACCTGGCTCAG CAGGACTTTGTGACTTTTGAGGATGTGGCCATCTTCTTCTCCAAGGAAGAGTGGAGGCTCCTTGATGAGGCTCAGAGGCAGCTGTATCTTCATGTGATGCTAGAGAACTTTGCACTTGTAACTTCATTGG ATTGCTGGCAAGGAATGGAGAACGGAAAGCTACCTTTTGATCAGGTTTCTGTAGAAGGATTGTCACTGGTCAGGACCCCAAAAGCAAGTCCAGCTAACCAAGAGTCTCACCCATGTGATATATATTTGCCAGTCTTGAAAGGCATGTTGCACCTGGTTCATCAACTTAGGCAGAAATCAAACCTTTCCCAGGAACAGAATCATCCCAACACAGAAAATACCTTGAAAAGAAACTCATATATGGCCTCACTGGTGAAGAATTGCAGAATCCGTGGGTCACAAAAGACCTTTCCCTCTGCAGAAGTTAGAAACAACTTCCCAGATGCATTGGAAATTATCCCTCTACAGACCATTCCCATTTGTGAGCAACCAAACCTAATCACTGAATGTGGAAAGGGCTTTCAAACTAGAATAGGATATTCCAAGCAGAGTGAACACAGAGACGCCTCTAACCTTAAACACACTCAGGATCACCACCCAAGATCCAatgctggaaaaagactttctgagTCTACTAAATGTGGGAAAGTCCACCACCATAAAAGCTCTTTTACTCATCCCAACGGAGTCCCTGGTAGAGAAAAGTCTTACAAATGCAATGAATGTGGAAAGTCTTTTAGACAGACCTCCCACCTAAATAACCACCTCAGAATTCACACAGGTGAAAAGCCTTATGAGTGTGGTGAATGTGGGAAATCATTTACCCAAAGAGATACCCTCATTAAACATTATAGAGTTCATACAGGAGAAAAACCCTACGTGTGTGATGAATGTGGAAAATCCTTTAGGCAAATTTCCAACCTTACTGAACACCACCGAATCCACACTGGAGAAAGACCCTATGAGTGTGTTGAATGTGGGAAATCCTTCGGATGCAAATCAACTCTTGTTCGGCACCAGAGAATTCATGCAGCTGAAAAGCGTTATGAATGTGATGAATGTGGGAAATTCTTCACACACAGCCATAGTCTGCTTGAACACCAGAGGATTCACACTGGAGCAAGGCCTTATGGGTGTGATGAGAATGAGAAATCTTTTAGCCAAAGAGACACTTCCAACAAACACCACAAAACTCACACTGCAGAAAAGCCTCATGTGTGCAGCTGTTGTGGGAAAGCATTCATTTATAAATCTAAGCTTGTTCGACACCAGAGatctcacactggagagaagccatTTGAGTGCAAAGAATGTGGGAAGTTTTTTCAAGAAAGCAATGGTCTTATGCAACACCAGAAACTTCATACTGGATTAAAGCCTTTTAAGTGTGGCCAGTGTG GACCCCTTTGTCCAGCGATAGGGGATGAAGAATATGAAGGAGCGGTTCTAGAAGTAGCATTCATTGCACACTGGGCGCTGGCGGCGACAGCTTTGCCCAAGTCCCGGTCCCCGTCACCCTGCCATCTGCGCTCGCCTTAG
- the LOC118587011 gene encoding zinc finger protein 416-like isoform X1 codes for MAVATWSNLAQQDFVTFEDVAIFFSKEEWRLLDEAQRQLYLHVMLENFALVTSLDCWQGMENGKLPFDQVSVEGLSLVRTPKASPANQESHPCDIYLPVLKGMLHLVHQLRQKSNLSQEQNHPNTENTLKRNSYMASLVKNCRIRGSQKTFPSAEVRNNFPDALEIIPLQTIPICEQPNLITECGKGFQTRIGYSKQSEHRDASNLKHTQDHHPRSNAGKRLSESTKCGKVHHHKSSFTHPNGVPGREKSYKCNECGKSFRQTSHLNNHLRIHTGEKPYECGECGKSFTQRDTLIKHYRVHTGEKPYVCDECGKSFRQISNLTEHHRIHTGERPYECVECGKSFGCKSTLVRHQRIHAAEKRYECDECGKFFTHSHSLLEHQRIHTGARPYGCDENEKSFSQRDTSNKHHKTHTAEKPHVCSCCGKAFIYKSKLVRHQRSHTGEKPFECKECGKFFQESNGLMQHQKLHTGLKPFKCGQCGKSFVQKCHLFQHHVVHTRERPYECGKCGKSFPQQSTLFLHRKISHLGEAS; via the exons ATGGCGGTGGCCACTTGGAGCAACCTGGCTCAG CAGGACTTTGTGACTTTTGAGGATGTGGCCATCTTCTTCTCCAAGGAAGAGTGGAGGCTCCTTGATGAGGCTCAGAGGCAGCTGTATCTTCATGTGATGCTAGAGAACTTTGCACTTGTAACTTCATTGG ATTGCTGGCAAGGAATGGAGAACGGAAAGCTACCTTTTGATCAGGTTTCTGTAGAAGGATTGTCACTGGTCAGGACCCCAAAAGCAAGTCCAGCTAACCAAGAGTCTCACCCATGTGATATATATTTGCCAGTCTTGAAAGGCATGTTGCACCTGGTTCATCAACTTAGGCAGAAATCAAACCTTTCCCAGGAACAGAATCATCCCAACACAGAAAATACCTTGAAAAGAAACTCATATATGGCCTCACTGGTGAAGAATTGCAGAATCCGTGGGTCACAAAAGACCTTTCCCTCTGCAGAAGTTAGAAACAACTTCCCAGATGCATTGGAAATTATCCCTCTACAGACCATTCCCATTTGTGAGCAACCAAACCTAATCACTGAATGTGGAAAGGGCTTTCAAACTAGAATAGGATATTCCAAGCAGAGTGAACACAGAGACGCCTCTAACCTTAAACACACTCAGGATCACCACCCAAGATCCAatgctggaaaaagactttctgagTCTACTAAATGTGGGAAAGTCCACCACCATAAAAGCTCTTTTACTCATCCCAACGGAGTCCCTGGTAGAGAAAAGTCTTACAAATGCAATGAATGTGGAAAGTCTTTTAGACAGACCTCCCACCTAAATAACCACCTCAGAATTCACACAGGTGAAAAGCCTTATGAGTGTGGTGAATGTGGGAAATCATTTACCCAAAGAGATACCCTCATTAAACATTATAGAGTTCATACAGGAGAAAAACCCTACGTGTGTGATGAATGTGGAAAATCCTTTAGGCAAATTTCCAACCTTACTGAACACCACCGAATCCACACTGGAGAAAGACCCTATGAGTGTGTTGAATGTGGGAAATCCTTCGGATGCAAATCAACTCTTGTTCGGCACCAGAGAATTCATGCAGCTGAAAAGCGTTATGAATGTGATGAATGTGGGAAATTCTTCACACACAGCCATAGTCTGCTTGAACACCAGAGGATTCACACTGGAGCAAGGCCTTATGGGTGTGATGAGAATGAGAAATCTTTTAGCCAAAGAGACACTTCCAACAAACACCACAAAACTCACACTGCAGAAAAGCCTCATGTGTGCAGCTGTTGTGGGAAAGCATTCATTTATAAATCTAAGCTTGTTCGACACCAGAGatctcacactggagagaagccatTTGAGTGCAAAGAATGTGGGAAGTTTTTTCAAGAAAGCAATGGTCTTATGCAACACCAGAAACTTCATACTGGATTAAAGCCTTTTAAGTGTGGCCAGTGTGGTAAGTCTTTTGTCCAAAAGTGTCACCTCTTTCAACACCACGTAGTTCACACACGTGAGAGGCCATATGAGTGTGGTAAATGTGGGAAATCTTTTCCTCAACAGTCTACCCTCTTTCTCCACCGAAAAATCTCACACCTTGGAGAGGCTTCATGA